TGTGGGTTCACTTGTTCTTGATTGGCCTCGGCGGCCTGATTCTGACGCGCGGTTTTGGCGCTGGCGGCGCCATGGTCGTGCTGGTACTGGTCGTCTGGTGGTATCACAGCGAAATCGGGAGGTTTCTCATGTCCTTTTCCGCCATCCGCTGGCTCGTCCGAGGGGGCGGCCACTGGTACATCCGCTGGCCGGTGCGCCTCGTGCTGCTGGCCGCGGTGGTTGCGTGCGGCTTCTTGCCGTACGACCACGAAATTGGGGGCGATGTCCGACTGGTGCCTACCACCGAAGTGGGAATTCGCGCCCAGACTGCCGGCGAAGTGACCGAACTGGCGCTGGCCGAGGGCAACCGTGTCGATACGGACGATGTGCTCGTGCGGCTCAGCGGCCGGCGTCAACGGGCCGAAGTCGATCGTACGCGCGCGCAACTGGCCGAGGCGCAGGCCAAGCTCGATCTGCTCAAGGCAGGTACGCGCCCGGAAGAGATCGAGATTGCCCGTCATCGCGTCGAAATGGCGAAACATCGCGCATCCTATACGACCGAGGAATACAACCGCATTGAGAAACTGGCCAGCTCGCAAACGATTTCCGATGCTGAGCTGCAAAATGCCGTCTTCGATCGCGATCAGGCGCAAGAGATACTCAAAGCGGCCCAGGAAGAGCTCGCCAAGCTGACCTCGGGCTCGCGCGACGAGGAGATTCGCGCCGCCGAAGCCCAGGTCGCACAGACTCAGGCCAGTCTCTCGCACCACGAGAGCGAACTGAAGATGATCGACATCCGCAGTCCGATTCGGGGGGAGATCGTCACGGCCCACCTCGATCGACGCCGTGGGCACCACGTCGAGCCTGGAGATTTGATTGCCATCGTGCAGGACGACTCGGTGCTGCGTGCCGAGATCGCGGCGACCGAGGATGCCGCGATCTACATCAAGTCGGGTCAGCCCGTAAAGATTCGACTGTGGGGCACGAACGGAGAGTTGATCACCGGCCGCGTGACGGGTGTATCGACCGTGGCCCTCGATGCCGGCGAATTGAATGCTCGCCGGGTGCGCACCGATCGCGAGAATCTCGGCCAGTCGACCTTGCACCCGACCGCCGCGCACTACGTGCGGGTCTATGCCGAGATCGACCGCCCCAGCTACACGCTGGCCACCGATATGACTGGCTACGCGCGCATCAAGATTGGTCCCGACTATTTCTGGAATGCGCTGGCGCGGCCGATCGTCCGCTTCGTGCGCGTCGAGATGTGGTCCTGGCTACCGTAAGGAGGCAAGCGAATCAATGCACCGTGGGGGGCAATCGCAGAAGTCCCTCGCGAGGCGCTACCGTGTCCGTCGACGTGGCCGAACTGGTCATGGGGCGTGCGTCGGCAGGGGCCGGTGGCACGGCGGCTGGTACGGACTGCTGGCGAGGTGCGATGTTGAGCGTTTCCCCCAGCGGAGATGAGAAGCTCACTGGCGCGATGCTTCCCGTCATGTCCGCAGGGGACGAATTCGCGGGCGCCGGCGTCACCAGCGGTGCGCGAGACGCGGGCGCGGAGGCTGCCTCCGGTGGCGCTGGAGATCCAGAGCCCGCATTCGCTGGCGGGGCCGAGAGATGCGGTGGTAGCTGGGCTGCCTCCGGTGGTACGGTTCTTCGATGCGATATCGGCGCCGTCGGCGGTAGGGGAGCGGCAGGCGCGGCATTCGGCAGGGGCGCTGGCACGGACTCGCCCGCCGGCACCGATTCGACTTCTATGGTTTGCAGCATCTCGGTCTGCTGTGCATAGGGACCGCAACTGACGACCTGCGACTTCTTCATGCGATAGTCGAGCTCGCACGCGGCGGCACGGCGATAGGCCTGACGCAACGCGTCGTCGTACGCCTTACGCGGCCAGGGCCCCTCGGCGAGATGGATCTCGTTGTAGTCGAGCAGCGATCCCTTCTGGAAGTGAACCGCCTTGATGGCCAGGTTGTATTCAACCAAGGCCCGGATCGCACCGGCGTCGGCTTCGGCCAGATCGCGTTGGGCGTCGAGCAGTTGATCGAGCCGTTCGCGTCCGGCGTCG
This genomic stretch from Pirellulales bacterium harbors:
- a CDS encoding HlyD family efflux transporter periplasmic adaptor subunit, producing the protein MRPRLRPQIEIVRTAPDHFLARDRETGDFLELGIDERYLLACCDGEHTLADMAARFHARFGREIPPRYLREFVEQLLVQGLVVDVDAKQQRLEIVSPAPAHVAGPTLPPPAPFSNDDLHGRLNHRFDLLALFFGWLVHPLMAVPVLLLTMCAAMILFQHYNRLERASILLHRRFSLQEVIVIWLAASVTVLGMPTAILKGMACRVFGGIVTSFRLHFHRGLIPYFKCDLGESFFVMDERARWTLLSLGIWVRLAFGSLALVTWTIVDPGSELSSYCLIIAGPALAGLLLRLNPLAPLDGYALLCYACEVPQLEDRAKHETRAWLFGRVAPEALPPRTRFWFRVYGLLHDAWLVWVHLFLIGLGGLILTRGFGAGGAMVVLVLVVWWYHSEIGRFLMSFSAIRWLVRGGGHWYIRWPVRLVLLAAVVACGFLPYDHEIGGDVRLVPTTEVGIRAQTAGEVTELALAEGNRVDTDDVLVRLSGRRQRAEVDRTRAQLAEAQAKLDLLKAGTRPEEIEIARHRVEMAKHRASYTTEEYNRIEKLASSQTISDAELQNAVFDRDQAQEILKAAQEELAKLTSGSRDEEIRAAEAQVAQTQASLSHHESELKMIDIRSPIRGEIVTAHLDRRRGHHVEPGDLIAIVQDDSVLRAEIAATEDAAIYIKSGQPVKIRLWGTNGELITGRVTGVSTVALDAGELNARRVRTDRENLGQSTLHPTAAHYVRVYAEIDRPSYTLATDMTGYARIKIGPDYFWNALARPIVRFVRVEMWSWLP